One genomic window of Nicotiana sylvestris chromosome 10, ASM39365v2, whole genome shotgun sequence includes the following:
- the LOC104217881 gene encoding probable carboxylesterase 6, translated as MRKRRMTAITFDPNFSLQKIIKENPNHRVLIEEIEGLIKVYKDGHVERFPIVPNVTTTLPLELGVISNDVIIDSFTNIWARLYVPKLCQEKFPLLIYFHGGGFCVGSASWICYHEFLAKLAAKANCVIMSVNYRLAPENRLPAAYDDGVKTIMWLREKVISGDNEDHWWLSKVNFSSIFFGGDSAGGNIAHNVVKRVCSKSHDLKPLTLKGTILLQPFFGGELRTYSEKYTAQPPRSALISASADTYWRLALPSGANRDHPWCNPATKECQNLVDLRDIPGILVCISELDILKDRNLEFCATLNRDAGNYRKVEYVMFKGVGHAFQVLNKSQVAQTRTAELIAHIKAFISKRS; from the coding sequence atgagaaaaagaagaatgaCAGCCATAACATTTGATCCAAATTTTAGCCTTCAAAAAATCATCAAAGAAAACCCTAATCACAGAGTTTTAATAGAAGAAATTGAAGGGCTTATTAAAGTTTACAAAGATGGCCATGTTGAAAGATTTCCAATAGTCCCAAATGTTACTACTACATTACCTCTTGAACTTGGTGTTATCTCTAATGATGTTATAATTGATAGTTTCACAAATATTTGGGCACGTTTATATGTCCCAAAATTATGTCAAGAAAAATTCCCTTTATTAATTTATTTCCATGGAGGTGGATTTTGTGTTGGTTCAGCTTCTTGGATTTGTTACCATGAATTCCTAGCAAAATTAGCAGCAAAAGCTAATTGTGTGATTATGTCTGTTAATTATCGATTAGCCCCCGAAAATCGTCTTCCGGCGGCTTATGATGACGGCGTTAAGACAATTATGTGGCTAAGAGAAAAAGTCATTAGTGGAGATAATGAAGATCATTGGTGGTTAAGTAAGGTTAATTTTTCTAGCATTTTCTTTGGAGGTGATAGTGCTGGTGGGAACATAGCTCACAATGTAGTAAAAAGGGTTTGTTCTAAAAGTCATGATTTAAAGCCATTGACCTTAAAAGGTACAATTTTACTTCAACCTTTTTTTGGAGGCGAGTTAAGGACGTATTCCGAAAAATACACGGCGCAGCCGCCACGGTCGGCGCTCATATCAGCGAGCGCCGACACATATTGGCGGCTCGCGTTGCCGTCGGGGGCTAACCGGGACCATCCATGGTGTAATCCGGCAACCAAAGAGTGTCAAAATTTGGTGGATTTAAGGGATATTCCTGGTATATTAGTATGTATATCGGAGTTGGATATTTTAAAAGACAGAAATTTGGAGTTTTGTGCTACTTTAAATAGAGATGCTGGCAATTATAGGAAGGTAGAATACGTGATGTTTAAAGGTGTAGGCCATGCATTTCAAGTATTGAACAAGTCTCAGGTTGCACAAACAAGAACGGCAGAGCTGATTGCACATATTAAGGCTTTTATCAGTAAAAGATCATAG